AGATTGAATTAGAAGATTTGCATAAACAACCTAGGTAAAGTCGTatcattatacaatttttattactcCACGCCAATCAGTATTATACTTTTTTGTGGTCATGAATGAACCAAAGGTGTAATAAAAGAAGATGGGCACTATCTTTATTGATAACCTTTAAGTCGAACTTAAGTTTCGTTACCTtgctttagtttaaaaactaCATCAATCCCGAAGCTCTGTGAGTCATTCTAACAACCAGTTCAAAACTCGCAGATTAAATCATAGTTATATTTCAGATACATTCTCGATCTAAACCCGGTTAAGTGTAAACCAACTCGGTTTCAAATAAGATCGATAATGAATCCTAATCCTCAGACGGTCcaagaaaacacaaaagaacAAAGATAATGAATCAAAGCCAGAAAGAGAGGCTATTAATAAAAACAGCAAAAttgcgtatatatatatatcaataagaATCGTGGTCTGTATACAGCATCGGTACGATGAAATCTATGGACCCTAAACGTGCATGCAGCAGTCACAAAACCGAAGACTTCCGGTTCGGTACTGGACTAAGAATCTCTGATTTGTATAAATCTAACAAGATCTTGAAACCCGCTAAACAAAAGCATCAATCTGATTTGCTTCTGAGACTATAAACGTTGCCAAGCGTTCCCACGACACTAACCACCACCGCCAAGATCAGCATCAACCACGAAACAGATCTCTCCGCCGCGCTTAACGAATTGCTCCGCTTCCCTAACCTCAACGCTATAAGAGCAGGGAACGTAAAACCAAGCGAAACCGCCGACGTTGCCCCTGTGAACTTGAACGCAGTCCATATATTCGGAATCATCGTCGAGCCAATGTAAATAAGAGCCAGCAAGACCACCGTGAGCCCCAAAGATCTCTTCTTGCTTTCGCACAGAGGAGGCGAGCCTTCAAACAACAAGGTATCCACCGTTTCTCGCAACGAGAAATGGATCACAGGGAAGACGAGAACTAAATGAAGAACGTACCCCACTCTGACAACGTAGTTCACCGCGGAGCTGAACCGGATGCCTAGATCTCGGTCAAAGTTGGTCAAAATATCCGACTCAGTATCCTTACCGAAGAGAAGATAACCAGAGACAGCAGTGGAAGCATAGACAACAACGCAAACAGCCGTCGTGATCCTCCCAACACGGTTCATCTTAGCAGGCGTCCGACCTTCGAGCTCGTTATAGATCGGCTGGACATTGAAATGACAAACGTAAGCGTTCGTCATTATCGGTATCACCACGAGAAGATCCAAAACCGCTTCTTTAGAACCAAAATCAGGACTCATCCTCGGAGCATCGTCAACCGTGCCTTCAACAAGCTTGACCGCCGCGACAACAAAGCAAACAACGACAAACACAACAGCAAGAGCCACGGAAGCAGCTGACGTGACGCTCAAGGAATCGATCTTGTTCAAAGCACAGAGAGGAGCCAAAAAGACGACCACGAcgatcaaaatcaaaactttacgGTGGTCCCAGAACCCGTTGCCTAGCCACTGATCCAAAACCCCGACGTGGTGGAGCGAACCGGACATGACGTCACCCATGATGATGAGGTAGACGACGAGGAAGCCGCCGTTGTTGACGACGATGCAGATCTCGGAGAGAACCCTAGCGGGCTTCCCGAGCGCGGACTGCACGACCTCGCCGTAGGATCTGGAGTTGTGGAGAGCGGAGAATCTGACGAGGAGCTCGACGCTGATCTCGGAGAGGATCGCGAtgaggaggatgaggaggaggcCTAGGACCAAGCCGAGGACTTTCATTGTCGCCGGCAATGCCATGATCCCGGCGCCGATTATTGATGTTGTGAGGTTGAAAACGGCGCCGGAGATCCCGGATCCTTGGTTAGATCCGGAATCGAGAGCATGGCCGTTGTTGACGAAGCTTTTTTCTTCGTCGTCGAGAGGAAGGAACTTGTTCTGTTTCTGTAACTCGACGTAGGAGTTTTTGGAGATGGCAGAGTAACTGCTATCCATTTCGCCGATATCTGAtgtaaactctctctctctctctctataaaatCGCGATTCGATATGATCCGAGATCGGGGGAGACGAAAGGGGgagaccttttttttttattttaacttctGGTGAAAATGGGGTTAAGGATCAACGATGTCTCAATTGGTCGTTGTTCCTGAGTCGTCGGCGAGAGATAGATTTGAAGGAGAGAGGGGAACTTAACTTCTATCTTGCTATTGGTGCATTTTTCTTCACACGTGGCCTCCTTTATTAAACAAAGGATTCatttaatctttttctttttctggaTGTAAATGTTAAGATTCATTTTCTATCTTTCATTCTTCAATAAAGTATCTTATTAATTGGTGTGATTAGCAACTACGTTCTGTTCCCAATGGGGATGTACACTTTACCCGATATCTGAAGCcgcacccgaacccgatcccAAAAACCTGAACCGAAATCTGAATCGAAATAACAAAATACCCGAACAGGTATTgatttaggagagattggatatccgaacccgaatggataatacccgaacccgaatggatatccgaagataaccgaacatatatatacttacccttatatttctagttttcatctctcattttatttaaaatatttatattaatgtcaCACATActctaaaattatataataatggagaaaaatgatttgatattcacttaaaatgatatattaaactttttgtttcatgtattaacaaaagttacatccaaattctaaaaataatagccaaatgaatgtctttttgtttttgaaatttacctccaaatctattaataatttaatctGTTAAGTTAGTTAAtcgaaaactaaatttttaaatacaaaaactttaaaaatgaaaaagtttatttttttctttcaaaatctaaatatccgaacccgacccgaaataaccgaacccgacccgaagttcagaaatacccgaacggatattaTACTCATATActgaaatacccgaaaatccgaaatacccgatccgaacccgaacgggtacccgaacgcccacccctagttCCCAATAGCTTAGATTAAGCCTTTAATCGTTTATTTAAGAATCTGTAAATAACAAGTATTTGCATTTTATTTGTAACTGtttgtatattaaattttgaaagagaaaatcaaatgttatatatattaagtttttttaattatatagagTATCATATCCTCTACCGAAATAGATTCAAACTAGCTATATGTTAGCAGCATATATTTCGGTCTATATATCGGTCTATTATCTATAGCGATgccaaaattttaattttttagtggTAGAAATTTGAACCATACTGACTTCATCATATTGGATTTTGCCATCAAGGTAATCACCACTATTGGACCATAAACATTGGTTCTGTTTAATAGATTTAGTCTAAAGTACAAGTTTTTTCACTAATTGCTTTCGACTATACGGAGAGAGGAAAGAGAGACTTCTTAACCAATAACGAAATTATGGTTGATGGCTCATTTCTCATACTAATTCTATACAAAGGAATCTCaacataaaatttgttttgaagTGTTATAAAACCGAGGAAAACTCGCATTTATAAACGAAGGTACATGAGAAATATAATGCCAGAGCTTGAAGCAACACAACCAAACAAAATAGCACAGGTTTCCAGCTAAACCTAGaaaaatagaagaagaaaactgAAAACAAGTAAACGTGAGTCTTTCTTTTATAATTtctcaagaagaaaaaagaaaactgaaaacaaaaatgGAATTACTGATTACTGGTTGtccaaaaagaaaaggaattACCGACAAACGCCATGAATCAGTAATACCTTGTTAACTTCTTTGGAAGATTGCTGAGTGCGAAAGATGAAGGGCGttgagatttaaaaaaaaaaaatcaataacgAAAGTAAGTTGGGCACATTTCAGTTTCTTATTGGGCTCTAAGCCCATTATATCCTCGGATTCTTACAACAAGGTGACGTTGTCTCTTATCTTATCAATGACTTTAGGGGAGTTTCAAACGTTGGGACACAAAAATGCATGTCACTATTATTAGTTAACAATCAATCAACCCCAAGCGGCGTTGCAACAttgataaagaaagaaacactTTCTTTGGTTTCGTGGTATAagctataaaataaaatagtcaGTGGCAAATGCATATGTATACGTGGAAATTATAGTCTTATCAGTAGTATTTTGTATACGTCGAATTATAGTCTTATCAGTAGTATTTTGACTATTTCTTTTATAGATAATAGTAAATAGTACAAGTAAAGTAATTGGTATGTCTTCAGAAATTCAGAAAGTGTCCCATATGAAAATGGCAAGGACAACCGACAACTTCTCGGGGAATACATTCGGTAATAAAAACTcaagaatattaaaataaaaaagcaatTGGTAAGCTTTATAAAGAAGAGGGAACACCGAGAAAAAAGCAGAAAAGTAGTTTTGCACGAAGGAGAGAGAAAACCCTCTGACCTCTCTCTAAAGAAACACATCGCCGTGGTTGCAGTTTTCGGTCGGTGGGTTCGGCTCGCGCCGCCGTCGGTCCGGCCCCGTCCTTTAAAaacttccttttcttttttcttctttttcttttcctttgctGCGGCCATGCACGCTTTCTTTCGGTGGTGGTTCGCCTTCGACTTTCCGGGAACCGGTGGAATCTTCACCGTGCGTCACCGGAGTATGTTTCTGGGGCCGTACCGTTTCTTTGTCGGTAGTGGTCGCCGGCTTTCGTCTCTCGGGGAAGGATTTGAGCTGTGTAAAGTTGATTCGTGTGGTGGGAAGTGGCCGAATTCGGAGGAGCTGTCGGAGAGTCCGATGGAAGCTCTATGAAGGTCGGGCCTGAGTTTGAGTGACCTCGTTTCTTATACATCCAATAGTTGTCATTGGAGGTGGAAGCGGTGGTCGTGGTGATCATCCCGGTGTTTCCGGTGATTGGGTTATGTTTCGTTCAACAGCGTCGACTTCAGTCCGAGGAGAAAGCGGGTGATTCGCGATTCCGGCGAGGTATTGGATGCGATCCGGACGGCGACGACCGACAGCCTTTGGAGATGATGATGCTCCTTCCGCTGACACGCGTCCATGTGATGGTGTTGGATCAACACGTGGGGATGAAGTGGGGGAAGAATCGATGGGTCTCGATTTTTGGGCTGTGGTTCGTTTTAATGTTTGGGCttgtgtttggttttttttgtttgggccGGGTTTAGGCctttgtaatttgttttatgttaataatatcaaagatggcaaaaaaaaagaagagggaACACCGAACACACATTAGTGGATATCACCCCTATGCCCCCCTTCCCTTCTCATGTACCttcttttatttatcaaattggAAGTTATTTTTACAATACTGTATGTAAAAGGTTCAGTCCCAATAAAATAACacaagaataaaataaatatagccACTGGAAATCAGTTCGATAGTGCGTCTTATACTTGGTGGAGTTTAGGAATCTAGAACATGTTCGCTTATATAACATTATtgatttccttttctttttgttaaagaTTTCAGAAAGCAACAGGCATCAACCAGTTGAGTTATGAAGAGGTTTGTTTTTCTAGATTTGTCAGTGTTCGTTTTTTATGTTACTGGGGTTTCCTTTCAAACTTATAAGGCTTATCTTAAACTATTCTATTTATGTctcctataaaaaaaaatattctatatatgTCATGTTTAATTCTTTCTTAAATGTATCTTTAATAATGTGAGCTAAAAAGAAACACTATCTACGTATGTTCAAAATGTTCTTAAccgattaccaaaaaaaatgttcttaacctttttatacaaaaaaaaagattcctGTTTGTCTGTTTTACTTGGACAAATGGGTTTTTACCTCGTGACAATGACGAGTACATTTTTATGCTACCTATAGTCTGTGGACACatctaattatttaattaattattacttGAAGAGAGCATGTAACCAAATTTtaagcaagaaacaaaaaaaaattgaccttttcaaaaaacaaaattgaagagAGTATCTATACTTAGATTTAGCAGAGGGTCGTGTATTTATAACACTCGTGAATGATTAATGAAATACTTTAATGAGATATCTTTTGTAAGAATTTAATTATTCCTCTAAGACTTTTGGACAGACCCGCCAGATGGGACCTATATACACTACTTTTTGCCCGGAGACTTAAAAAAGGATGCAAGACTACTGAGAAGTGAGTACTAGCGGTGGACAAAATATCCGTGAAATTTGATTCGGTTTGTTATTCGTTCCGATTCGatcaaaaaaaatcagaatatcTATAACTTTACGAATCGAAGCAAtgctaaaattcaatatccgtaaAATAAGTAGCAAATCACAAACActcattttttgaaaaatgaataTCCGATCTGATCTGTAATgtacatatgcatatatatgtatatataaaattatatggtgttcaaaaaaattatatataatttatatctctacatagatttttagttattttatccgCTAATAAATTATTTcgtaactatttttttaaaaagtatgtagtttttaaataatttgtaatgaaatattactatttttatattaaaaatatcttttccttttaatattttttttaaaaataatttttattatttttaccggATCGACGAATCAAATCGGATATTCGgtataatatactattttctGATTTCCGTAATACCGAATATCCGAAAGATTATGGATCGGATCAGATCAAAAGATCAATTATTCGTACGTGATGAATTGGATCACAAATATCTTCAAAATTCCGGATATCCACTCTATGTCCACCCCTGGTAAGTACTAAACCACAATTCACTTCTCCACTTCTTATTTTAGGATGATTTTAGTGTTAATgatatgttctttttttatatcaacttaaaacaaaatcatACTGATTCTGTAAGTTACACTAATAACTCcacatccatgtgaacgaccaAAGACGATTTTCTGACACTTCGTGCTAAACTATACGCTTTTGTGTTTTGTGTTCGTAGTACATGGATGATTTTTAACCTGGGAAAACTTTTTTGCAGGatcttgatatcttccaaatagcttgcaaaaaccaaaaaaatcttcTGATTATGaaatcatcttcaccaattgaaaACAAACCGTTACAAACGTGATCTGAACCTAACGTAATTTCCTCATACACTTAATTGCCCAAAGTAGCGCTTTCACCTTTGAAAGAAGCGGGGATAAACTAACCCTAACATTTTTTACCTCCATCAAACCTTAAAAATCTTCTAGCGTATTATACCAACTTTGTTCTGAAAACAGCTCATTATCTTTTCATGAACCATCTATAAAACACCAAACCTTGGAATATATGGTAAGTTGAAAGCCTATAGAGGTTGTAATGTCCTCTCTGTGTTCACCACATGTGCTTCAAATTAAAGGATTGATTCCGTTTCCGCCAATTTGAATGTTTTCCTAGAATCAATATCTAGATTACTAAATACCTTGTTATTCTTTACTTTTCAAATATACCATAAGATCCATGCAAATTGATGATCATCTCTTTTCGGGTGAACTCTTCAGAATAGGTGATCCATATTTGTGAAGAGAGAACTAGAGGAGAAAATGCCTGGATTTGATGGGATATGTGAGAGTGCCCAAACCTGACGCGCTGCAGGATATCCAAAGAAAACATGGTTTATCGATTCCCGTGGAGTTTTACATTTGGCACAACATATATCCCCTTGTAGTCTTCTTgcttacaaatttttttaactattataCACCCTGACACCAATTGCCATAAAAATGTTTCATCTTCGGAGGGCACTGTATTTTCCAGAAGAACGGTTTCAATATATCAATTGTAGGTCCAAACACTACTGGTGGTTCCTTATATGTGTAAACCTGTTCTACTTGGTATCCTGATttaacaacatattttttattgtttgtgaAATGTAACTCATCCATATCCACCATATGAGTTTTATTCAATGGAATGCTTTCAATGATTTTTGCATCCTGAGGATCCACTGAAGCCCGAACTGGCTGCGAGTTTCAAGTTTGCAAAGCTGAATCAATGAGAGATTCAACTTTAGGGTCCGAGTAATgttatgttgatttttatttgctggtctctaGCAAGTGGTTGGGAGTCAGAGATCGTTCCACACAGAGATAGATGATCATaatcccacccttttgattaatCATTTGCTATAACCAGAAATCTAACAGAGACAATACTCGTCAGCCATATGACGGAGAATATGATGTAATCGTTTTCAGGGGTGAAGTATTCCTATAATATCGTCCTTTAAAAATTTGAGAGAATAGGATATTTGGTTTCTCAATCAGGCATCATGACTGTTTATCAAATATCGTCGTATTAAAATCAGTGAGATCTTTAAAACCCAAACCTCCTTCATCCTTGTTTATACATACTTTATCCCATAATTTTTAGTGCATACTTTTTACTACCACTTGGACTCTAACATAATTGTGCAACCACACTCGTCAATATATTTGTAGTTGTCTTTGGTAAACAATGACAAGACATCACATGATTTGGTAAGACTGTAATAGTAATATGTTCtctagttttaagttttaactagATCTCGATCCGCGCAACTGCGcagatgtttgttttcattttatatacgtatatttattttagatcaTTAGTGGTATACATTTTTAACATTAAccgtatatttaaaattttatagaactatttcaaagataataattttatagtttacatattgtaattaatcaattatttaaaacctaaaccaaaccaatataATAGGGAAATTAGTTATTTATAGTTGATAAGATATTATGTGATTTAAGTTACAACTAGATACTGATCCGCCCTTTTCAAGGGcggaaattatttaaacaaacctTTCTAATTGTTACCGAGATtagaatatacaaattatataaaacaatagttttttttttatatatatagtttttgaataatattgttttggttataaaata
The sequence above is drawn from the Raphanus sativus cultivar WK10039 chromosome 7, ASM80110v3, whole genome shotgun sequence genome and encodes:
- the LOC108814341 gene encoding amino acid transporter AVT6E-like, whose amino-acid sequence is MDSSYSAISKNSYVELQKQNKFLPLDDEEKSFVNNGHALDSGSNQGSGISGAVFNLTTSIIGAGIMALPATMKVLGLVLGLLLILLIAILSEISVELLVRFSALHNSRSYGEVVQSALGKPARVLSEICIVVNNGGFLVVYLIIMGDVMSGSLHHVGVLDQWLGNGFWDHRKVLILIVVVVFLAPLCALNKIDSLSVTSAASVALAVVFVVVCFVVAAVKLVEGTVDDAPRMSPDFGSKEAVLDLLVVIPIMTNAYVCHFNVQPIYNELEGRTPAKMNRVGRITTAVCVVVYASTAVSGYLLFGKDTESDILTNFDRDLGIRFSSAVNYVVRVGYVLHLVLVFPVIHFSLRETVDTLLFEGSPPLCESKKRSLGLTVVLLALIYIGSTMIPNIWTAFKFTGATSAVSLGFTFPALIALRLGKRSNSLSAAERSVSWLMLILAVVVSVVGTLGNVYSLRSKSD